The window CAAGGCGGATATAGTTTCCATGTTCAAAACCTTTTTTTGAAGACAGGTCTTTTATAAAAATCCCGTATTTTTCCAGCAGGTAAACCGCAAGAGTTTCGGGACAAACACCGTCATCGAGTTTACATAATACGTAATTTGCTTCACTCGGAAAAACGGAAATGCCTTTTATTGCGGAAAGCTCTTTAATAAAATGTTTTCTTTCGTATGCTATAGAATCACAGGCCGCATGATAAGTTTTACCGTACTTATCATAAATCTGCAAAAAATATTCTCCGAAAGAGTTTATATTCCAAATAGAATTTTCTTTTTTTATTTTGTTGACATATCCGCAATCCGCACAAGCTAAAACCCCCAAACGCAAACCCGGTACCCCGTAGCTTTTACTTATAGATTTTATAACGGCAAGATTCGTATAATCAGCCAATATTTTTTCATCGATTAAAGAGTAGCGTTTTTCTTTTTCCGCAAAATCTATAAACGATTCATCAAAAATAAGCATAATATTTTTTTCGCGTAAAAACCCGCATAGTTTTAAAACTTCATCTTTTCCTAAAAAATTACCCGAAGGATTATCGGGATTAATTAAAATAACCGTCCCGGGGTTTTCTTTATTTACGCATTCCATTATATCATATAATGTATAGCGGAAATCTTCTTTAGAGGTACGTATAGGAATAATTTCCGCATTTGTAAGTCTTTCGGGATATTCATTAAATGTAGGGAACGGAACAGCGACCTTACCCGTGATTTGTTTTGCCAACGATGAAATAAGTTCCGCAGCTCCATTCCCGACAATAATATGTTCGGGACTTACATTAAAAATTTTTGCAGCAAGCAAACTTTGCTGATATGCACCGCTGGGGTACTCCGTAAGCAAGGTTTTAAAACTTGCAGTCATTTCATGCACCAAGTTTTCAGGCGGGAAATACGGATTTACCAGATAGCAAAAATCTTTTAACTGCGGGAATCTCCAATAACCTCCGAACCGCTTTTGCAAATTATATAATTTTTCTTTTCCTGTTTTAAAACGGTCTTCGGCAATTGCCAAATCCGCAGGGTCATCTATTTCATACCAATCATCTCCGTTTACAACCAAACCTTTTAAAACGGAAGCTGATAAAAATGAAAGAGCTTTCAGCACTTGCTCATAATATTCATTTTTACCGAAGGCCTTTTGATAAGCTTCAAGAAACGGAATATAATATTGACTCGTAAATTCTTTTGAAAATTTATAAATGTTTACGGTTTTAAAATAACTTCCCGTATCCTGCCAATTAAAATGAGCCTTATCCAAAATACTTATTATATAATTATTTTCATCAAGCAAAGTACAGGTTCCGTCCATCCACGGCTCAAAAGGCGAAACCACCGCAAGGTCTTTATCTTTGCTTTCAATAAGTTTTGTTATAATTGAAGGTTTAAAAATTAAATCGCTTTCAAGGAGAAGAGTGTCGTCTTTTGACATTTCATTACAGGCAAGATAAAGAGAATAAATATTGTTTGTTTTATCATATATGGGATTTTCAATATATTTTATTTCCATTCCGTTTAAATTTTTTTCATTAAATTTGGAAGAAATAAAATCTTTTAATACGTTACCCTTATATCCGATAACAATAACAAGCCGTTTTATCTTATTTAAAACAAGGGCTTCTATTGTGTATTCGATTAATGTTTTCCCGTTCACGGAAACCATACATTTTGTTGCATCTTTTGTGTAAGACCTCAGTCTTTTACCCATTCCCGCCGCAAGAATTATTGCCTGCATTTTAACCTCTCTATAAAGATTTTTTTTAATTATGCTGTATATGCAGGTTTTTGTCAACCTATCTGAAGTACTGGAATTTATTTACATTATCTATTATAATTTCCAATATGAACATATTCGAAAAATACGCTTTAAAAACTCCGGATATTTTACTTCCGGGTAAACTTACGGATTTTTCCGTTTGGGCTGTAATAGCCTGCGACCAATATACACAAGATAAAGAGTATTGGGATAAAGTACAATCCATTACAAAAAATAAACACTCCGCACGGCATATTATTTTACCGGAATTTTACTTGCACAATCTCTCGGAAAAACAGAGACAAGAAGAAGTCATAAAAATACATAATAATATGCAAAATTATATTAAAAATGCCGTTTTTGCGGAGCCTATTTCTTCCATGATTTATATTGAAAGAAAGACTTTTTACGGACGTACCCGAAAAGGGCTTATTACATGCATAGATTTGGAAAAATATGATTGGAAAAAATCTTCTAAAGCGGAAATACGGGCTACGGAGGCAACTATATTGGATAGACTCCCTCCGCGTATGGAAATAAGACGGACTGCTCCGATTGAACTTCCCCATATTATGCTCCTTGCAAACGACTATGATAATATTCTTATCGGAGAACTGGAAAAAAATATTCATAAAACAGAGGTCTCTCCTATATATAATTTTGATTTAATGATGAATGCCGGAAGCATTTCAGGCTGGGCTATTCCGCAAGAATTATCTTCCGCGGTAATAAAACCCGCACTTGAAAAACTTTATAAAAATAATACCGGTGAAGACGGTTCGACATTTATGTTTGCAGTAGGAGACGGGAACCATTCACTTGCCGCTGCAAAGGCAGTATGGGAAGAATTTAAACAAAAAACAGGCTCTATTCCGGCGGAAGACGGCTCCGTATCAATTCCTAAAAGTATTGAAAACCATCCTCTCAGATACGCATTAGTGGAAATAGTAAATCTATACGATTCGGGACTCACCTTTGAGCCGATTCACCGTATACTTTTCGATACCGACGGCAAAAAACTGACGGATTTTATACAATCAAAATTAGGCGGTACGGTGATAAAATGTAAATCCGAAGAAGAACTTTTGAATAAAGTCGAATCTTCAACATCATCTTTCGGCTTTATTTCCGAACGGGAAGGATTGATTTGTTTGGAAACAAATCTTGATTGTCTTGCAATAAGCGCAATTCAGCCGCTTTTAGATGAGTTTACAGGTTCAGAGAAAAAGATAGATTATATTCACGGAACCGATGAAGCCTTTCGCCTTTCGGAAAAGGTAAATTCCGTATCGGTTCTTTTACCGCCCATATCAAAAATGAACTTTTTTTCTACAATTGCGGAATACGGCTCGCTACCGCGCAAAAGTTTTTCTATGGGAGAGGCCAGCGAAAAACGCTTTTATCTTGAATGCAGAAGTCTTAGTTAAGCTCGCGAGTTTGCTTTGCAAACATCGTGTATTGTATGCCTTACATTACGAAACGGCGGTAAATAAACGATATTCAATAGGCTTTATTCATTTTAGTCAAATAAAGAATTCTCTTGAGAAACTTGGTTAAGTTTTACCGGAGGCTTTAAACCTAAATGGGTATAAGCCTTATCGGTAACCGTTCTGCCGCGCGGGGTTCGCTGAATAAGCCCGGATTGAATTAAATAAGGCTCGTAGTAATCTTCCAGTGTATCCTGCGATTCACCTATGGAAATTGCAAGGGTTTCAGCCCCTACAGGACCTCCGCCGTAATTTTCTATAATTGAGCTTAGAATCTGCCTGTCATAGGTTTCAAGCCCGAGTTTATCTATGTTAAGCTGTTTTAAACCCGCAACAACTACGGCTTCATCAATTTGAGCCTTTCCTGCAACTTGCGCAAAGTCGCGCATACGGCGTAAAAGACGGTTTGCTACACGAGGCGTTCCGCGCGAGCATTTTGCTAAAGCTAAAGCGGCGGCCTCTTTTATCTTTATTTCCAAAATGGAAGCCGAACGGCAAATAATTGATGAAAGCTCTTCATAAGAGTAAAATTCAAAGCGCTGCACAATTCCGAAACGGCTTATAAGCGGGCTTGAAACCATGCCGGCTCTGGTAGTAGCTCCTATCAATGTAAAAGGCGGAATCGGAATACGCACTGTTCTGGCTCCCGGCCCCTGCCCTATTATCCAATCAAGCTCGTAATCTTCCATTGCAATATAAAGCATTTCTTCGATTGCAGGTTTTAATCTGTGAATTTCATCGATAAAAAACACGCTTCTTTCGGTTAGGGTCGTTAAAATACCGGCTAAATCTTTAGGCTTATCCAAGGCGGGCGCTCCCGTAACCTTAAAATCAACACCGAGTTCGTTTGCCGTAATTTGCGCAAGAGTAGTCTTTCCGAGACCTGGAGGCCCTATTAAAAACAAATGGTCCAAACTTTCACCGCGCTCGCGGGCAGCCTTAATAAAAACCGCAAGATTTTCCTTAGCCTTACTTTGACCTCTAAAATCAGCTAAAAGTTTAGGTCTGAGAGCCCTATCCTTATCGTCTCCCGCCTGTTCTTCAGGCCGTACAACATCAAAATTTTCCATAAAGATTTTTACATTGCCGCCTTATAAATTGCAAGCACGTCTTTTTCCGTAAGTTCCTGAAAACCGTAAATTTTTCCGTTTTTTCCGCGGTGCCTTATTGCAGCTTCCGCCATCTCTTCCAAATGTTCTTCCCTTATATTTACATCTTTAAGCGTCATGGGAATACCCAGCGAAACGAAGAAATTATGTGTTTTTTGAATCGCATCTTGAGCCGTTTTGTAAACATCTTCATCTTGCGGAAGGTTCCACACATTTTTTCCGTAATCCGCAATTTTTTCTACGGTAGAAGAATTTAAACAATGAGAAAGCCAATGAGGAGTTAAGATTGCAAGACCTATACCGTGGGTAATATCGTAAAATGCGCTTAACTCGTGCTCCATAGGGTGAACGGACCATGCCGTATTTTTTCCCCCGTCAAGAAGACCGTTAATTGCCCAAGAATTCGCCCACAATAAATTGGCTCTGGCTTCGTAATTTTCGGGTTCCCTTATTGCGATGGGGCCGTATTTTATACAGGTTTTTAAAATACTTTCCGCAAAGCGGTCCTGCAAAAAAGCTCCGTCATTTAAGCTAAAATAACATTCAAATGTATGGCTCATAATATCGGCGGTACCTGCCGCAGTTTGTATTTTAGGAACCGAAAAAGTATACTCGGGGTTAAGCACGGAAAATTTAGGCAAAAGCAGTTTATCGGCAAACCCCAGTTTTTCTTTTGTTTTAAGATTCGAAATAACGGCACCGCAATTCATTTCGGAACCTGTAGCGGCAATGGTTAAAACGGTTCCTATCGGAAGAGTCTTTTGTATTACGGCTTTTCCGGTAATAATGTCCCAAGCATCCCCCCGATAATTTACGCAAGCTGAAACGGCTTTTGCACAATCAATAGTACTGCCGCCGCCGACCGGCAAAATAAAATCCAGATTGTTTTCACGTACGGTTTTTACACCCTCTTCCACTTCGGTAATACGGGGATTGGGAGAAATACCGGAAAGCTCTTTAAAAAAGATATTCTTCGATTTAAGCTGCTCCGTAATCTCATCATAAAGTCCGATTTTTTTTTATACTCCCGCTTCCGTAACAAAGCAACACTCTTTTACCGTATTTTAAAATTTCTTCGGCTAAATTTTTAACTCCGTTTTTTCCGAATAAAATCTTTACAGGCACTTCAAAATCAAAATCATACATAAAAACCTCCGTATAAAATAAACGCCCGCAAGGAATTTTCAAATTCCGAGGAGTGTTTATTTCCGCCGTTTCGTAATGCAATGAGAAACGGCATATAATAAGGAGTTTGCAAAGCAAACTCACGAGTTTAAAACAGACTAAAATAAACGAATATAAGTATATAACAAATACTCACTTTTTGCAACCTTACTTCTTGTATTAAACCTTCAGATTCCATTAGCCTTGTCAACTTTATAAAAAAATGTAATTTCCCTCTGGTAAAATTTTAAAAACCGTTATATAATTATGAAGTAAGAAATGTTAAAATTTCTTAAAATATTTTTTACGGAAGGAAAATATGGCAAAGGTTCTATCTATAATTTTAGGCGGAGGAAAGGGCACAAGACTTTTTCCTCTTACAAAACACCGCTCAAAACCTGCGGTTCCGTTCGGAGGGAAACACCGCATTATCGACATTCCGCTTTCAAACTGTATAAATTCGGGGTTTAGAAACATTTACATTGTAACTCAATTTAATTCCGCATCTCTTCATCTTCACATTGCAAAGGCCTATACCTTCGATACCTTTTCAAACGGATTCGTTGAAATTTTAGCCGCGGAACAAACCTTCGATAATACCGGTTGGTATAAAGGTACAGCCGATGCCGTACGCAAAAACCTTCATCATTTCAGACACGATAAACCTACTCATTATCTTATTCTTGCAGGCGACCAGCTCTACAGAATGGACTTAAAAAATTTTCTAAAATTTCATGAAGAATCGGGGTCGGATATCACCGTAGCCTGTACGCCCGTAACCCGCGAAGATGCCTCCGGTTTCGGTATAATGAAAGTAAACGAACATTCTCAAATAACCGAGTTTATGGAAAAACCTGGAACGGAAAAAGATATAAACACATGGAAAATTCCTTACAGCTCCGCAATAAAACCGGATAACCCTCAAAAAGAATATCTTGCTTCAATGGGAATTTATATTTTCAGCGCAAAAGTAATGGAAGAGTGTTTAGACAGTAAATATACCGATTTCGGAAAAGAAGTAATACCGGAATCGCTTAGTAAATATAAGGTATCTGCCTTTCCGCATAATGGTTATTGGACCGATATAGGAACAATACGTTCTTTTTATGAGGCTACTTTGGATTTAACCGAAATACAACCGAAATTCGATTTTTACGATGCACAAAGCCCGATTTATACGCACAACAGAAGTTTACCCACTTCAAAAATCAATTCCGCGGAATTAAAAAGAGCAAATTGCAGCGACGGCTGTGTAATAACAAATGCGGTCATTCACCATTCGGTAATCGGAGTACGCTCCGTAATTGAAACCGGCAGTTTTATAGAAGATACAATTTGTATGGGAGCCGATTATTATGAAAGCGGCGAAGAAAAAGAATTAAACAAAAAAAACGGTTTACCGAATATAGGTATCGGGAATAATTGTAAAATACGCTCCGCCATTATCGACAAAAATGTCCGCATAGGCGACAATGTTTCAATAGGTAACGGAAACATTCCGCCTGACGGAGATTACGGTACTTATCATGTTGTAGACGGTATTTACGTAATAATAAAAAATTCCGTAATACAAAACAATACGGTAATTTAATTTTCAGTATATTCCGCTGCAACCTTCATAGGCTCCGGTAAAGAATGTAAGTTGTCGTTTTCAAACTTATTTTCTTTGTTTACGGTTATACAAATTTCACCGTTTACACAGTCTATAAATGCCGTTGAATTTTTTACAAATTCTTCTTCGATAATTTTAACCGCTAAAACATCTTCTATTTTTGTCTGCAAAAGACGGCGCATGGGTCTTGCACCGTAAGAAGGATTATATCCGTTTTCTATAAAATATTTTTGAGCCGCTTGCGAAACTTCTATAAATAACTGTTTTTCCGAAAGGCGGGCTTTAAATTTTTCCATTTCCAATTTAAAAATATGTTTTATATTTTCTTCGGTAAGCGGTTTAAATACCAAAATGTCGTCAATACGGTTTATAAATTCAGGAGGTAAAAATTTTTTAATTTCATTCATCGCATTAGCTTTTATTTCAGAATAATCCATAACACCCGAACCTGAAGGATTAAAGCCCAACTGCTGCTCTTTAATTATGGACTTTGAACCTGCATTACTCGTCATTAAAATAACGGTATTTTTAAAATTAACTATTTTTCCGCGGCTGTCCCTAAGTTCTCCTTCTTCTAAAATTTGTAAAAGAATATTAAATACATCGGGGTGAGCCTTTTCGACTTCGTCCAACAGGACAACTGAATAAGGATTGCGCCTTATCTTTTCCGTTAAAAAGCCTCCGTTTTCAAATCCGATATATCCGGGAGGAGCTCCTATTAACCGTGCCGCATTGTGTTTTTCCATATAATCGCTCATATCTATTCTTATCAAAGAATCTTTTGTTCCGAATAAAAAGCCGGCAAGCGTTTTTGCAAGCAAGGTTTTTCCTACTCCCGTAGGACCTAAAAATAAAAAAGAACCTATAGGTCTATCGGGAGAGGAAATACCTGCACGGGACCTCCGTATTGAATTTGAAATAATCTCTACGGGTTCATCCTGTCCCACAACCGATTTTTTTAACTCGCTTTCAATTTGTAAAATGCGTTTTGTTTCGTCCGCTGTAAGTTTCGTAACGGGAATATCCGTCATAACGGAAATAACCTGAGCAACATCGTTTTCATCTATGCGGTGAGCGGGGTGTTCAGGCGGATTCAGCCAGCGCATTTTAATTTCCGCAAGGTCGTTTTTTAAAACCAATACTTCATCTCGTATCAAAGCCGCTTTTTCATAATTTTGAAGCGCAACCAATTCCGTTTTTTCTTCCGTAAGTTTTTTTATCTTTTCTTCGACTTGAAAAAGCTCTGCAGGACGTTTATCCAAAACGGTTTTTTTCATAGCGCCTATTTCATCTAAAACATCTATAGCTTTATCGGGAAAAAATCTGTCGGTAATATACCGTTTGGAATACTCTATTATTTTATGCAAAATTTCATCGCCGTAAATGACATTATGATGAGTCTCATACTTCGATTTTACACCTAAAAGGATTTCAAATGTTTCTTCAGGGCTCGGTTCTTTTATATTTATAGTTTGAAAGCGGCGCTCCAACGCTCCGTCATTTTGAAAATACCTTCGGTATTCATCGACGGTTGTAGCGCCTATACACTGTATTTCACCACGCGCTAAAGCGGGCTTTAAAATATTTGCAGCGTCCATAGCGCCTTGCGACCCGCCCGTACCTACGAGGTTATGCAATTCATCAATAAATAAAATGATGTTTTTATCTTCTTTTATTTCGGTAATAATTTGCTTTAACCGCTCTTCAAACTGACCGCGATATTTTGTCCCGGCAATTACGGAGCCTAAGTCTAAAGAAACAAGCCTTTTATTTAAAAGATTATGAGGCACTTGCTCGTTCGTTATCGCATAAGCCAAGCCTTCGATAATTGCGGTTTTTCCTATTCCGGGTTCGCCTACAAGTACGGGATTATTTTTTGTACGCCTTGAAAGAATTTGAACAAGACGCCCTATTTCTTTTTCTCTGCCTATTACGGGGTCCGATTTTCCGTCCCGAACAATATCGGTTAAATCCCTTCCGAATTCCATTAAGGTTGAATCTTTACGTTTTTGTGTTTCTGCGGGTTTATCGAAAGGAGAGCCTTTTTGCCTCCAATCCGGATTGGAAGTAAGTTTTAAAGCCGCATTTCTTACATCGTCAAGAAAAATATTATGCCTTACAAAAAACTGCGACAAAATTGAGTTATCTTCTCTTGAAAGAGCAATTAAAATATGCTCGGTACCGATATAATTATGCCTCATTGTTCTGGATTCTATTGCGGCAATATCGATGAGAGTTTTAATTCTGCGCGAAGGCGGAATTTCGCCTATAATCCGCTCACCTTGTCTTACAAAAATATTTTGCTCCACCGCAAGCTGTAAATTTAAGATATCGATATTAAGATTTTGTAATATTTCGTAACCGCGCCCGGTTTTATTTTTTATCAACGCCAATAACACATGTTCCGGCTGAAAAAAATCCGCATTTACTTTTCCCGCCTCTTGCTGTACGAAAATGTTTAATAATTTATGCGCATTTTGCGAAAGCCCTTGAAACATAATAACCTCCTGCCGCTCCTATTCTTTAATTCGGATTTTAGAGCAAATATCTTTAATAAGGTTTGCTCTGCACTCTTCTATAGAAGATTCCGTAATTGATTTATCAAACATATTATCGTTTAACAATAAAAATGCAAGATGTCCCATTTGAATTTTAAACAACATAGAATTGCATTGCTCATGAGTAATTCCTTCAATAAGATTTAAATTTAAACCAAGTTTGATTTTAAAAATAATATCCGCAGCTTCTTTAAATTCCATAAGTTTTGCATATTTAAAAATTGCAGAAGCACGGAAAATCATATCTTCCGTTTTTAACTTATTTTCCTCGGCAAAACTTTTACGTAAAGAGCGTTCCCTGTCAATAATATTTTGAACACCGGAAACAAATTCCGCAAGTTGAACAGTTTCATCTCCTCCCGCGCAAATCCCTGTAGAAATTGCAAAAAGAAACCCTATCGATTCTTTTGAATTGGCAGCATAGTAGCCTGAAACATTTAACCCGCATTCCCTTGCAAATTCCACTACAGAGCTTAATTTATTCGATAATAGAATTCCGGGAAGAGAACATAAAGCAGAGTATTTTATACCGGAGCCTATTCCGGTTATATCCGAAGTTATAAACCCTGCATCTTCTACGGCGGAAAATACAAACTTATTTTGCATTCTATCTTCCAAATCGGAAGCGGGAGCAAGGGCTGCATGCACATCAAAACCTGCGGCAAATGAAGAAATATTTATATGGTCCTCCATGTTTATTCCGGTATACAAAGAACCGTTATCATGTACTACCAAGGCTTTATCCGCTTCAACCGGCAATTTGCTGAAAAGGATACCGCGCTCTTCAAGAAGTTTTACCGCAAGAGGGTCGATTGCATCAAGTTTTATCTTTTTAAAATAAGCCGAATCTTCAAGCGTATCAAAAAAAGAAAAAAGGAGCGAAGTAATTTCTTGCGAATCTATATGCGAAATTAAAAGCGGGAATAAAAACCCTGAAATATTCCGAGCAATATTACATCTCGTAAATAAAACAACATCATTTTGCTCTCCCGTTTCACTGTACCAACCGTCAAGTTTCACTTTCATATTTTTTCTCCAAAGCTTTTAACTCATCGCGCAAAAAAGCCGCCTTTTCGTATTCTTCCGCTTCAATTGCCTTACGTAACTTTTGCCTGAGTTCAGCTGCAATAAGCTTATTTTCAAAACCGATTACCTTTGATTTTTGAATTACTCCGGTATACCGCAAATCTTTTTTCTTTTGCTTTAAAATTTCCGCAATTTCATTTTTAAAGGCCGAAAAACAATTTACACAGCCGATTTTTTGTTTAAATCTTATATCTAAAAGCTTTTGACCGCAGTGCGGACACACGGGAGAATTTTCAAATTCGAGTTTTTTGTTAAGCTCATAATTATTAAAGATATTTTTAATTGAAATATCCATTTTTTCGGAAAAAATTCCGAATCCGAATTTTGCAGCGCAATCTCTGCATAAATAAATATTTTTTTTAGCGCCGTCAGAAATTTGCTCGATAGAAACGGCTGCTTCGTTTTTTTTACACATATCGCAAATCATAATTTCCTCATAATTTCAATCGGTCTTTCTTTTCCCGCCCTCAAAGCCGGAATAATACAAACTGCGACCGATAAAATAAGCATCGACACGGCAATTAAATAAAGCTCCTTAAAATCAATTATTACGGGAATGCTTTCCAAATAAAAAGCCGGATCCAAAATATGAATTTCCAAAGGTACTCCGCCGGCAAAAACCGAATAAAAAAAATTTTGTAAATAGTTTAACAGTTTTTCAATAAAAGAAAATATTTCATTTATATGAAGGGCGGCCAAAATACCTAAGGGCATTCCGAAGATAATCCCGCCCAAACCGGTTAAAAACCCTGCAAACAAAAAAGAAAGAGTAATTGAAGAAGGCGGTGTACCCGTTGCTTTTAAAATCGCAACTTCCCTCCTTCTTTCCATTACAAGCATTACCACAGCAGAAGAAATATTTGCCGAAGCTACAAGCACGATTAAAAACATAATAAACATTAAAATATTTTTAGTTGTCGCAAAGGTTATAAAGCTCGTACGGTTTAAATCCTTCCAAGTATAAACCGTAAAATTGTCGGGTAAAATTTTATTAAGTTTAAAATATAACTCATTCAATTTAACTTCGTCAAAAGGATTTTCCGTCGAAACTAAAACCGATGTAAATGAAGAAGTAACAGGCATAATTTTTATACCTTGTTCAAGAGGAATAAAAACCCATAAAGAGTCCAATTCCTGATAACCTGAAGAAATAATGCCCGAAACGGTAAAAGAAGAAACCTTAGGCACAGTGTTCCCTTTTTTATTTTTATTTAAGGTTATAACCCTGCATACATCACCGGCTTTTAATTCCAGGGATTCTGCAATCTTTTTCCCGAGTATTACCGAGCGCTCCGTTTCAAATTCCAATTTTCCGTCTATAATTTTAATTAATTTTTTTACATTGCCGTTTTTTAAAAAAAATTCAGGCTCAATCGCTCGTATTGTCCCGCCGCTCCTTCCGTTTTTTCCGATAATTAAACCGTTTCCCTGCCGCTCAATCCAAGCATCTTTAAAAAAATCATTTTCAAGATTTTCCGAAAGAATTTTTTTTGCTTCTTTTTCCGTCTCACAGTTTTTTAATTCCGAAAATATACGCATATTTACAAGCTGCAAATGTCCCGTTCCGAGTTCTACAGTTCGGGAAGTAATACCTTCAATCATTCCGTCCGAAACTATAAGCACAACAACAACGGGAACAATACTGATTCCAATTCCCAAAACCGCACCGAGCAAACTTTTACGTGCATTTGAAACGCTTTTTCCCGAGCCTATTCCCAAAAAACGGAAGGCCATGCTTATAAAAACAAATTGCCTCATTTCAAAGCCGCTCCTCTTCTCCGAACCTTACCTGCACCAGCTTTCCGTTTTTAAGCCGATAACAGACATCGGTCAATTCGGCAATTTTAGCATCATGCGTAACTACAACTAATGTTTTTTTATGCTTATCCGCTACCGAAAACAAAAGATTCTGAACGGCTTGAGCATTTGCGGGGTCCAAATTACCTGTAGGTTCGTCCGCCAATAAAAGAGAGGGTTCATTTATTAAAGAACGCGCAACGGCAACACGCTGTCTTTCCCCTCCTGAAAGCTGCATAGGGAAATGCGATGCCCGTTCCTGAAGTTTTACATCTTCCAAAAGAGAAAGAGCTTTTTCTTTTATTTCCCGTTTGGGTTTTCCGGCAATTAAGGCGGGCAGCATAATATTTTCCAATGCCGTAAAATCTTTTAATAAATAATGAAACTGAAATACAAGTCCCAAAAAAGAACTTCTATATTCGGTTAAAGATTTTTCATCAAGCAGGTGAACTGCATATTGCCTCCCGGTTTCTTCAGGAGAACCTGCAAATATTTCACCTTCATCAAAGGATTCAAGCCCGCCAAGAACATTTAAAAAAGTACTTTTCCCCGAACCGGACTCGCCTATAATGGAAATCTTTTTATTTTCTTCAATTGTAAAATCGAGATTATCTAAAATTACAAGTTTTTCGTTTGCAGATAAAAAAGTTTTTGTCAAATTTGAAATTGAAACTACAATCTTACTCATAACGCATTACCTCCGCAGGTTTAAATTTTAAAATACGCTTTGCGGCAATAAGGGCTGCCGATGAAGCTGAAAAAACGCCGAACAAAAATACGCTTAAAATTTCACCGAAAAAAAGTCTTACCGGTACATCTTCCATATAAAGATAAACGGGATTAAAAACATAAAACTCTTCACTTACATAACCTTGACTTAAAATGGAAATAAACAGTAAAACCTTATTTACCGCTTGTTCCGTAATTGCAAATATCGAATTTATTTGCAGTGAAAGAAAAAGTCCGAGTAAAAGCCCGGAAACGGAACCTATAAAACCTATTGTAAAACCGTTTGCAATAAAAATAAACTGAACATATTTCGTATATGCACCCATTGAAACCAGTACGGAAATATCTTCACGCCTTTCATAAATGGAACGTCTCATTCCGTTATAAATATTGACCGCAACTACCAAAAAAATTAAAACAATCAATAAAAGCATCATATTTTTTTCTATTTGCAAAGCTCCGAAAAAAGCATGGTTATATGAACGCCAAGATTCAGCTTCTATTTCAGGGACTGCATTTTTTACGGAAGAGAT is drawn from Treponema pedis and contains these coding sequences:
- a CDS encoding glucose-1-phosphate adenylyltransferase → MAKVLSIILGGGKGTRLFPLTKHRSKPAVPFGGKHRIIDIPLSNCINSGFRNIYIVTQFNSASLHLHIAKAYTFDTFSNGFVEILAAEQTFDNTGWYKGTADAVRKNLHHFRHDKPTHYLILAGDQLYRMDLKNFLKFHEESGSDITVACTPVTREDASGFGIMKVNEHSQITEFMEKPGTEKDINTWKIPYSSAIKPDNPQKEYLASMGIYIFSAKVMEECLDSKYTDFGKEVIPESLSKYKVSAFPHNGYWTDIGTIRSFYEATLDLTEIQPKFDFYDAQSPIYTHNRSLPTSKINSAELKRANCSDGCVITNAVIHHSVIGVRSVIETGSFIEDTICMGADYYESGEEKELNKKNGLPNIGIGNNCKIRSAIIDKNVRIGDNVSIGNGNIPPDGDYGTYHVVDGIYVIIKNSVIQNNTVI
- a CDS encoding ATP-dependent Clp protease ATP-binding subunit gives rise to the protein MFQGLSQNAHKLLNIFVQQEAGKVNADFFQPEHVLLALIKNKTGRGYEILQNLNIDILNLQLAVEQNIFVRQGERIIGEIPPSRRIKTLIDIAAIESRTMRHNYIGTEHILIALSREDNSILSQFFVRHNIFLDDVRNAALKLTSNPDWRQKGSPFDKPAETQKRKDSTLMEFGRDLTDIVRDGKSDPVIGREKEIGRLVQILSRRTKNNPVLVGEPGIGKTAIIEGLAYAITNEQVPHNLLNKRLVSLDLGSVIAGTKYRGQFEERLKQIITEIKEDKNIILFIDELHNLVGTGGSQGAMDAANILKPALARGEIQCIGATTVDEYRRYFQNDGALERRFQTINIKEPSPEETFEILLGVKSKYETHHNVIYGDEILHKIIEYSKRYITDRFFPDKAIDVLDEIGAMKKTVLDKRPAELFQVEEKIKKLTEEKTELVALQNYEKAALIRDEVLVLKNDLAEIKMRWLNPPEHPAHRIDENDVAQVISVMTDIPVTKLTADETKRILQIESELKKSVVGQDEPVEIISNSIRRSRAGISSPDRPIGSFLFLGPTGVGKTLLAKTLAGFLFGTKDSLIRIDMSDYMEKHNAARLIGAPPGYIGFENGGFLTEKIRRNPYSVVLLDEVEKAHPDVFNILLQILEEGELRDSRGKIVNFKNTVILMTSNAGSKSIIKEQQLGFNPSGSGVMDYSEIKANAMNEIKKFLPPEFINRIDDILVFKPLTEENIKHIFKLEMEKFKARLSEKQLFIEVSQAAQKYFIENGYNPSYGARPMRRLLQTKIEDVLAVKIIEEEFVKNSTAFIDCVNGEICITVNKENKFENDNLHSLPEPMKVAAEYTEN
- a CDS encoding UvrB/UvrC motif-containing protein translates to MICDMCKKNEAAVSIEQISDGAKKNIYLCRDCAAKFGFGIFSEKMDISIKNIFNNYELNKKLEFENSPVCPHCGQKLLDIRFKQKIGCVNCFSAFKNEIAEILKQKKKDLRYTGVIQKSKVIGFENKLIAAELRQKLRKAIEAEEYEKAAFLRDELKALEKKYESET
- a CDS encoding ATP--guanido phosphotransferase, producing the protein MKVKLDGWYSETGEQNDVVLFTRCNIARNISGFLFPLLISHIDSQEITSLLFSFFDTLEDSAYFKKIKLDAIDPLAVKLLEERGILFSKLPVEADKALVVHDNGSLYTGINMEDHINISSFAAGFDVHAALAPASDLEDRMQNKFVFSAVEDAGFITSDITGIGSGIKYSALCSLPGILLSNKLSSVVEFARECGLNVSGYYAANSKESIGFLFAISTGICAGGDETVQLAEFVSGVQNIIDRERSLRKSFAEENKLKTEDMIFRASAIFKYAKLMEFKEAADIIFKIKLGLNLNLIEGITHEQCNSMLFKIQMGHLAFLLLNDNMFDKSITESSIEECRANLIKDICSKIRIKE